One window from the genome of Micromonospora aurantiaca ATCC 27029 encodes:
- a CDS encoding Rv0361 family membrane protein: MTQPPVGGDTGTPGDPNPQPPPTGGAPPGSAPPAGPPAYPSEPQPRKRPAVLIVSLVLAAAVLLCGGGGTAAFLALRNSEDGQGAKEPQVAVDGFLKAVYQERDAEKAAAFVCSAARDDEKITTKVAEVQKYVAQYQNPRFRWPTPTVDNQTGDRATVSARVTMTTADEKVAEQALRFTVVRKTGWWVCEVG, from the coding sequence ATGACCCAACCGCCCGTCGGTGGCGACACCGGCACGCCCGGCGACCCGAATCCGCAACCGCCGCCCACCGGCGGCGCGCCGCCGGGATCCGCACCCCCGGCCGGCCCGCCGGCGTACCCGTCCGAACCCCAGCCGCGCAAGCGACCGGCGGTGCTGATCGTCTCGCTGGTGCTGGCCGCCGCGGTCCTGCTCTGCGGCGGTGGGGGCACTGCCGCGTTCCTCGCGCTGCGCAACAGCGAGGACGGCCAGGGCGCGAAGGAGCCGCAGGTCGCGGTGGACGGCTTCCTCAAGGCCGTCTACCAGGAGCGCGACGCCGAGAAGGCTGCGGCGTTCGTCTGCTCCGCGGCCCGCGACGACGAGAAGATCACCACCAAGGTCGCCGAGGTCCAGAAGTACGTCGCGCAGTACCAGAACCCCCGGTTCCGCTGGCCCACCCCGACCGTCGACAACCAGACCGGGGACCGGGCCACCGTCTCCGCCCGGGTGACCATGACCACCGCCGACGAGAAGGTCGCCGAGCAGGCGCTGCGTTTCACAGTGGTGCGGAAGACGGGTTGGTGGGTCTGCGAGGTCGGCTGA
- a CDS encoding RidA family protein yields MSNGPQAKLAELGLELPEVVPPVASYVPAVQSGQHVYVSGQLPMAEGKLLATGKVGNGVSAEQAKDLAQRCALNALAAIDALVGLENVVKVVKLTGFVASAPGFTGQPGVINGASDLFGAVFGEAGRHARSAVGVAELPLDAPVEVEVIVEVA; encoded by the coding sequence ATGAGCAACGGACCCCAGGCGAAGCTCGCCGAGCTCGGCCTCGAACTGCCCGAGGTGGTGCCGCCGGTGGCCAGCTACGTACCGGCCGTCCAGTCCGGGCAGCACGTCTACGTGTCCGGCCAGCTGCCGATGGCCGAGGGCAAGCTGCTCGCCACCGGGAAGGTCGGCAACGGCGTCTCGGCCGAGCAGGCGAAGGACCTGGCGCAGCGGTGCGCGCTCAACGCGCTCGCCGCGATCGACGCGCTGGTCGGGCTGGAGAACGTGGTCAAGGTGGTGAAGCTGACCGGCTTCGTGGCCAGCGCACCCGGCTTCACCGGCCAGCCCGGCGTGATCAACGGCGCCTCCGACCTGTTCGGCGCCGTGTTCGGCGAGGCCGGCCGCCACGCCCGCAGCGCGGTAGGCGTGGCCGAACTCCCCCTCGACGCCCCGGTAGAGGTAGAGGTCATCGTCGAGGTCGCGTGA
- a CDS encoding WhiB family transcriptional regulator, with protein sequence MGMITDWPSLAACQNGDPDALFVQGAEQNVAKRICRSCPVRYECLADALDNRIEFGVWGGMTERERRALLRRHPQVTSWRKMFEAAMKKNAKEKAGKDKILVTTAN encoded by the coding sequence ATGGGCATGATCACTGACTGGCCGTCACTGGCGGCATGTCAGAACGGAGACCCGGACGCGTTGTTCGTACAGGGCGCCGAACAGAACGTGGCGAAGAGGATCTGCCGGAGCTGCCCAGTTCGGTACGAGTGCCTGGCCGACGCGCTCGACAACCGGATCGAGTTCGGCGTGTGGGGTGGCATGACCGAGCGCGAGCGCCGGGCGTTGCTGCGCCGTCACCCGCAGGTCACCAGCTGGCGCAAGATGTTCGAGGCGGCCATGAAGAAGAACGCCAAGGAGAAGGCCGGCAAGGACAAGATCCTGGTCACCACGGCCAACTGA
- a CDS encoding DUF4177 domain-containing protein produces the protein MQKWEYATVPLLVHATKQILDNWGEDGWELVSVVPGPNPEQLVAYLKRPKG, from the coding sequence ATGCAGAAGTGGGAATACGCCACGGTGCCGCTGCTGGTCCACGCGACCAAGCAGATCCTCGACAACTGGGGCGAGGACGGCTGGGAACTGGTCTCCGTGGTCCCCGGCCCGAACCCGGAGCAGCTCGTCGCGTACCTGAAGCGTCCGAAGGGCTGA
- a CDS encoding ArsA family ATPase has product MVPSEDAAPPLDVDQILADDGVRIVVCCGAGGVGKTTTAAALALRAAERHGRRTVVLTIDPARRLAQSLGLTELDNTPRQVKGIDVEASGGELHAMMLDMKRTFDDVVLQHTDPAKAAEIFANPFYQAMSSTFAGTQEYMAMEKLGQLHARGEWDLIVVDTPPSRSALDFLDAPARLSRFLDGRMLRLLLAPARSGGRSMFSLVTASFGMFSKVVQKVIGAQLLTDLSGFVAALDSMFGGFRQRAEQTYRILQARETAFLLVAAPEPDAVREAAYFAGRLRSERMPLAGLVLNRVHRPASDLSAAESLAAAERLAGVGGHEGTVEVLRAHAALAQQAVREEQVAARFTEAFPAVPAVSVTAQPADVHDVDGLRTIGEAISRS; this is encoded by the coding sequence TTGGTGCCTTCCGAAGACGCGGCGCCTCCGCTTGACGTCGACCAGATCCTCGCCGACGACGGCGTACGGATCGTGGTCTGCTGCGGCGCGGGCGGCGTGGGCAAGACGACCACGGCGGCGGCGCTGGCGTTGCGGGCGGCCGAGCGGCACGGCCGGCGGACGGTGGTGCTCACCATCGACCCGGCCCGCCGGCTGGCCCAGTCGCTCGGCCTGACCGAGCTGGACAACACACCCCGGCAGGTCAAGGGCATCGACGTCGAGGCCAGCGGCGGCGAACTGCACGCCATGATGCTCGACATGAAGCGCACGTTCGACGACGTGGTGCTTCAGCACACCGACCCGGCGAAGGCCGCGGAGATCTTCGCCAACCCCTTCTACCAGGCCATGAGTTCCACCTTCGCCGGCACGCAGGAATACATGGCGATGGAGAAGCTGGGCCAGTTGCACGCCCGGGGCGAGTGGGACCTGATCGTGGTGGACACGCCGCCGTCGCGCTCCGCGCTCGACTTCCTGGACGCGCCGGCCCGGCTGTCCCGGTTCCTCGACGGCCGGATGCTGCGCCTGCTGCTGGCCCCCGCGCGCAGCGGCGGGCGGAGCATGTTCAGCCTGGTCACGGCGAGCTTCGGGATGTTCTCCAAGGTGGTGCAGAAGGTGATCGGCGCCCAACTGCTCACCGACCTGTCCGGCTTCGTGGCCGCCCTCGACTCGATGTTCGGCGGGTTCCGGCAGCGCGCCGAGCAGACGTACCGGATCCTCCAGGCCCGGGAGACGGCGTTCCTGCTGGTCGCGGCGCCGGAGCCGGACGCGGTCCGGGAGGCCGCCTACTTCGCCGGCCGCCTGCGCTCCGAGCGGATGCCGCTGGCCGGGCTGGTGCTCAACCGGGTGCACCGGCCGGCGTCGGACCTGTCCGCCGCGGAGAGCCTGGCCGCCGCGGAGCGGCTGGCCGGCGTGGGTGGGCACGAGGGCACCGTCGAGGTGTTGCGCGCGCACGCCGCGCTGGCCCAGCAGGCGGTACGCGAGGAGCAGGTGGCGGCCCGGTTCACCGAGGCGTTCCCGGCGGTGCCGGCGGTGTCGGTGACGGCGCAGCCCGCCGACGTGCACGACGTCGACGGGCTGCGGACGATCGGCGAGGCGATCAGCCGGAGCTGA
- a CDS encoding HAD family hydrolase has protein sequence MPRPVVFDLFHTLVHGADDERDRVVGEMALIVGVDPAALVSAYHATWRDRLVRWNAAETVRILAARLGGSPTDEQVTRAAAHRLTLAHRVLGRVSPVTLDVLDALRERGHRLALISNATSETAEAWPGGTLARRFDVTVFSCEVGLAKPDPAIYRTAAERLGVAPADCVYVGDGADGELAGAAAAGMTVLRTTEHQDTDPGWIGPVIANLGDLPAHVEQPASAD, from the coding sequence ATGCCACGGCCGGTGGTCTTCGACCTCTTCCACACCCTGGTTCACGGCGCCGACGACGAGCGGGACCGGGTGGTCGGCGAGATGGCGCTCATCGTCGGAGTGGATCCGGCGGCGCTCGTCTCCGCGTACCACGCCACTTGGCGGGACCGCCTGGTCCGGTGGAACGCGGCCGAGACGGTACGCATCCTCGCCGCGCGTCTCGGCGGCTCGCCGACTGATGAGCAGGTGACCCGGGCCGCCGCGCATCGGCTGACTCTCGCCCACCGGGTGCTGGGCCGCGTCTCGCCCGTCACGCTGGACGTGCTCGACGCGCTGCGCGAGCGCGGGCACCGGCTGGCCCTGATCAGCAACGCCACCTCCGAGACGGCCGAGGCGTGGCCGGGCGGGACGCTCGCCCGGCGTTTCGACGTCACGGTGTTCTCCTGCGAGGTCGGGCTGGCCAAGCCGGACCCGGCTATCTACCGGACCGCCGCGGAGCGGCTGGGCGTCGCGCCGGCCGACTGCGTGTACGTGGGCGACGGCGCGGACGGCGAGCTGGCCGGCGCGGCCGCGGCCGGCATGACGGTGCTCCGGACCACGGAACACCAGGACACCGATCCGGGCTGGATCGGACCGGTGATCGCGAACCTCGGTGACCTGCCCGCCCACGTGGAGCAACCGGCCTCGGCCGATTAG
- a CDS encoding calcium:proton antiporter, whose translation MIRSRLTDWTTVAPLVAVLVLVMTWGRELPGPLIFVVAALLAAAVLAAVHHAEVVAHKVGEPFGSLVLAVAVTVIEVGLIVTLMISGGDKTQALARDTVFAAIMITCNGILGLSLLLGALRRQVAVFNPEGTGGALATVATLATLSLVVPTFTTSRPGPEFSPAQLAFAAVASLALYLLFVMVQTGRHRDYFLPVTQEGSILAEDKNGDGHAEPPSTRTALASLALLVVALVAVVGDAKTISPAIETAVGAANLPQAFVGVVIALLVLLPETLAAARAARRDRVQISLNLALGSAMASIGLTIPAIAIASIWLDGPLVLGLGGTQMTLLALTAVAAVLTVVPGRATVLQGGVHLVLLAAFVFLAASP comes from the coding sequence ATGATCCGATCCCGCCTGACCGATTGGACCACCGTCGCGCCCCTGGTCGCCGTGCTCGTGCTCGTGATGACCTGGGGACGGGAGCTGCCCGGCCCGCTCATCTTCGTGGTGGCGGCCCTGCTCGCCGCGGCCGTACTGGCGGCTGTGCACCACGCCGAGGTGGTCGCGCACAAGGTCGGTGAGCCGTTCGGGTCACTCGTGCTCGCGGTGGCGGTCACCGTGATCGAAGTCGGTCTGATCGTCACGCTGATGATCAGCGGCGGGGACAAGACGCAGGCGCTGGCGCGGGACACCGTCTTCGCCGCCATCATGATCACCTGCAACGGCATCCTCGGCCTTTCGCTGCTGCTCGGCGCGCTGCGGCGACAGGTCGCGGTGTTCAATCCGGAGGGCACCGGCGGGGCGCTCGCCACTGTGGCCACGCTCGCCACGCTCAGCCTTGTGGTGCCGACGTTCACCACGAGCCGGCCGGGACCGGAGTTCTCCCCGGCGCAGCTCGCCTTCGCGGCGGTCGCCTCGCTGGCGCTCTACCTGCTGTTCGTCATGGTGCAGACCGGCCGGCACCGCGACTACTTCCTCCCGGTCACGCAGGAGGGCAGCATCCTCGCCGAGGACAAGAACGGTGACGGGCACGCCGAGCCGCCGTCCACGCGTACCGCGCTGGCCAGCCTGGCCCTGCTGGTGGTGGCGCTCGTCGCGGTGGTGGGCGACGCGAAGACGATCTCCCCGGCGATCGAGACGGCGGTCGGCGCGGCCAACCTGCCGCAGGCGTTCGTCGGCGTGGTCATCGCGCTGCTGGTGCTGCTGCCGGAGACGCTCGCCGCCGCCCGGGCGGCCCGGCGGGACCGGGTACAGATCAGCCTCAATCTCGCGCTCGGCTCGGCCATGGCCAGCATCGGCCTGACCATCCCGGCCATCGCGATCGCCTCGATCTGGCTGGACGGGCCGCTGGTGCTGGGCCTGGGCGGCACCCAGATGACGCTGCTGGCGCTGACCGCTGTGGCAGCGGTGCTCACCGTGGTGCCGGGACGGGCGACTGTGCTCCAGGGCGGGGTGCACCTGGTGCTGCTCGCCGCGTTCGTCTTCCTGGCCGCCAGCCCGTAA
- a CDS encoding ArsA-related P-loop ATPase → MAASEQPAEPAGRWPARLHVVTGKGGTGKTSVAAALALGLAAGGRRTLLVEVEGRQGIAQLFGTDPLPYEERHLADAPGGGEVRALAVDAEEALLEYLDMFYKLGAAGRALRKLGAIDFATTIAPGLRDVLLTGKVKEATTRTSGSRRTYDAVVLDAPPTGRIGRFLNVTAETARLAKVGPIKTQSEGVSALLRSPMTAVHVVTLLEEMPVQETLDAVAELTQLGFPVGRVIVNGVRPPVPAGRAVTAAELKRGLAAAGLPTDGPTVAGLVEEARDQQVRRELEDSLRGDLVDLGLPLVELPLLPEGVDRAGLETLAEALVRAD, encoded by the coding sequence GTGGCAGCGAGTGAGCAGCCGGCCGAGCCCGCCGGCAGATGGCCGGCCCGCCTGCACGTGGTGACCGGCAAGGGCGGCACAGGAAAGACGAGCGTGGCCGCCGCGCTGGCCCTCGGCCTGGCCGCCGGGGGCCGGCGCACCCTGCTGGTCGAGGTGGAGGGCCGGCAGGGCATCGCCCAGCTCTTCGGCACCGACCCGCTGCCGTACGAGGAACGGCACCTCGCCGACGCGCCCGGCGGCGGTGAGGTGCGGGCGCTGGCGGTGGACGCCGAGGAGGCGCTCCTCGAATACCTGGACATGTTCTACAAGCTCGGCGCCGCCGGCCGGGCGCTGCGCAAGCTCGGCGCGATCGACTTCGCCACCACGATCGCGCCGGGCCTGCGCGACGTGCTGCTCACCGGCAAGGTCAAGGAGGCGACCACCCGGACCAGCGGGTCGCGCCGGACGTACGACGCGGTGGTGCTGGACGCGCCCCCGACCGGGCGGATCGGCCGCTTCCTGAACGTGACGGCGGAGACCGCCCGGCTCGCGAAGGTCGGCCCGATCAAGACCCAGAGCGAGGGCGTCTCCGCGCTGCTCCGGTCGCCGATGACCGCTGTGCACGTGGTCACGCTGCTGGAGGAGATGCCGGTCCAGGAGACGCTCGACGCGGTGGCGGAGCTGACCCAGCTCGGTTTCCCGGTCGGCCGCGTGATCGTCAACGGCGTCCGCCCGCCGGTGCCGGCCGGGCGGGCGGTGACAGCGGCCGAGCTGAAGCGCGGGCTGGCCGCCGCCGGCCTGCCGACCGACGGCCCGACCGTGGCCGGGCTCGTCGAAGAGGCCCGTGACCAGCAGGTACGCCGAGAGCTGGAGGACTCCCTCCGGGGTGACCTGGTGGACCTCGGCCTGCCCCTGGTCGAGTTGCCGCTGCTGCCCGAGGGGGTCGACCGGGCCGGGCTGGAGACGCTCGCCGAGGCCCTCGTCCGGGCGGATTGA
- a CDS encoding transglycosylase domain-containing protein, which produces MRKRDHNVLTNAASLLICGLLAGVVVAAAAFPVAAMSGLAAKAGAETFDALPKELTVARAPQITRLLASDGKTVLATMYDENRKDVKLKDISPYMQKAIIAAEDHDFYKHNGVDINGVARAFVNNQASGSSRQGASTLTMQYVRLAISYSATHPADVVAATEDTSGRKLREMSLALQVDKELSKDEILERYLNIAAFGNGAYGIWAASQVYFNKPPSKLDIQESAMLAGMVKAPTAFDPTTKAGYPEAVGRRDYVIDNMVQIGAVTQQEADAAKKIKLQVKGKRTPNGCTQTTTRSWGFFCDYLYRWWLQQETFGATSYDRERRLKSGGYTIVSTLDVQAQKGADKAVRNKLGESSKAARMVAAVEPGTGRVRAVAVNRNFKLDDPADPQNKISSDPKKAKKKIRGNYPNTVNPLVTGGPGIAGYQAGSTFKIFTLVAALEKGYPLSYPINAQPVFKSDYPVEFNSPAACPGTSKYCPKNANPAMAGMHNMWSGFGFSVNTFFIDLQQRVGAENVVKAAQKLGITFRSSSDAQLAANPHQWGAFSLGVSQTTPLELANAYATLAADGKYCEPIPVQEIRGPDGEKLDVANPRCEQRVSTEVARAAVDAARCPVGDRSSTTKCGPATAGNVRNIVNAPVAGKSGTTDSDRTSALVAMTKQYAVAGIMADPDWPQTNQKMGHDETPQGINPAVYQTLRDAMKGKERKNFTPPSGKIVLGDQRSIPGVKCESIETAKSRLKGAGFEPVVSSNKVPSECPAGTAAGTSPDGRTIKGGVVMIEVSSGQGTPEQGDTATPGRPGGPGGPGNGGRPGRPPN; this is translated from the coding sequence ATGCGGAAACGTGACCACAACGTGCTGACCAACGCCGCATCGCTGCTGATCTGCGGCCTCTTGGCCGGAGTGGTGGTCGCCGCGGCGGCCTTCCCCGTGGCGGCGATGTCCGGACTGGCCGCCAAGGCGGGGGCGGAGACGTTCGATGCGTTGCCCAAGGAGCTGACAGTCGCCCGGGCGCCCCAGATCACCCGGCTGCTCGCGTCCGACGGCAAGACCGTGCTGGCCACGATGTACGACGAGAACCGCAAGGACGTCAAGCTCAAGGACATCTCGCCGTACATGCAGAAGGCCATCATCGCGGCCGAGGACCACGACTTCTACAAGCACAACGGCGTGGACATCAACGGTGTGGCGCGGGCCTTCGTCAACAACCAGGCCTCCGGCTCCTCCCGGCAGGGCGCCTCGACGCTCACCATGCAGTACGTCCGGCTGGCCATCTCCTACTCGGCCACCCACCCGGCCGACGTGGTCGCCGCGACCGAGGACACCAGCGGCCGCAAGCTGCGCGAGATGAGCCTGGCGCTCCAGGTCGACAAGGAGCTCTCCAAGGACGAGATCCTGGAGCGCTACCTGAACATCGCCGCGTTCGGCAACGGCGCGTACGGCATCTGGGCGGCCAGCCAGGTCTACTTCAACAAACCGCCGAGCAAGCTCGACATCCAGGAGTCGGCGATGCTCGCCGGCATGGTGAAGGCACCCACCGCGTTCGACCCGACCACCAAGGCGGGCTACCCGGAGGCGGTCGGCCGGCGCGACTACGTCATCGACAACATGGTGCAGATCGGCGCGGTCACCCAGCAGGAGGCGGACGCCGCCAAGAAGATCAAGCTCCAGGTCAAGGGCAAGCGCACCCCGAACGGCTGCACCCAGACCACCACCCGCTCGTGGGGCTTCTTCTGCGACTACCTCTACCGCTGGTGGCTCCAGCAGGAGACGTTCGGCGCCACCTCGTACGACCGTGAGCGGCGGCTCAAGAGCGGCGGCTACACCATCGTCTCCACCCTGGACGTCCAGGCCCAGAAGGGCGCCGACAAGGCCGTCCGCAACAAGCTCGGCGAGAGCAGCAAGGCGGCCCGCATGGTGGCCGCCGTCGAACCCGGCACCGGCCGGGTGCGCGCCGTGGCGGTGAACCGGAACTTCAAGCTCGACGACCCGGCCGACCCGCAGAACAAGATCTCCAGTGACCCGAAGAAGGCCAAGAAGAAGATCCGGGGCAACTACCCCAACACGGTGAACCCGCTGGTCACCGGCGGTCCCGGCATCGCCGGCTACCAGGCCGGCTCGACCTTCAAGATCTTCACGCTGGTGGCCGCGCTGGAGAAGGGCTACCCGCTCAGCTACCCCATCAACGCGCAGCCGGTGTTCAAGTCCGACTACCCGGTCGAGTTCAACTCGCCCGCCGCCTGCCCGGGCACCAGCAAGTACTGCCCGAAGAACGCCAACCCCGCGATGGCCGGCATGCACAACATGTGGAGCGGCTTCGGCTTCTCGGTCAACACGTTCTTCATCGACCTCCAGCAGCGGGTCGGCGCGGAGAACGTGGTGAAGGCCGCGCAGAAGCTCGGCATCACGTTCCGCTCGTCGAGCGACGCGCAGCTCGCCGCCAACCCGCACCAGTGGGGCGCGTTCAGCCTCGGCGTCTCCCAGACCACTCCGCTGGAGCTGGCGAACGCGTACGCGACGCTCGCCGCCGACGGCAAGTACTGCGAGCCGATCCCGGTGCAGGAGATCCGTGGCCCGGACGGCGAGAAGCTGGACGTCGCCAACCCCCGCTGCGAGCAGCGGGTCAGCACCGAGGTGGCCCGCGCCGCCGTGGATGCCGCGCGCTGCCCGGTCGGTGACCGCTCCTCCACCACGAAGTGCGGCCCCGCCACCGCCGGCAACGTCCGCAACATCGTCAACGCGCCGGTGGCCGGCAAGTCCGGCACCACCGACTCCGACCGCACCTCGGCGCTGGTCGCGATGACCAAGCAGTACGCGGTGGCCGGCATCATGGCCGACCCGGACTGGCCGCAGACCAACCAGAAGATGGGCCACGACGAGACGCCCCAGGGCATCAACCCGGCTGTCTACCAGACGCTGCGCGACGCCATGAAGGGCAAGGAGCGGAAGAACTTCACGCCGCCCAGCGGCAAGATCGTCCTGGGTGACCAGCGCTCCATCCCGGGCGTGAAGTGCGAGTCCATCGAGACCGCGAAGTCCCGGCTGAAGGGTGCCGGCTTCGAGCCGGTGGTCTCCAGCAACAAGGTGCCGTCGGAGTGCCCGGCCGGCACCGCCGCCGGCACCAGCCCCGACGGCCGCACCATCAAGGGTGGCGTGGTGATGATCGAGGTCAGCTCCGGCCAGGGCACCCCGGAGCAGGGCGACACCGCCACACCGGGCCGGCCGGGTGGCCCGGGCGGACCGGGTAACGGCGGCCGACCGGGACGACCGCCGAACTGA
- a CDS encoding GatB/YqeY domain-containing protein — translation MSTLKDRLTADMRAALKARDELTTSTLRMALAAVGNAEVAGREKRELSDDEVLAVLTKEAKKRREAALAFADAGRAEQAGKETAEGEVLERYLPKQLSDDELAELVSGALAAGGFTGKAQMGPAMKAAQGAVAGRAEGGRVAAEVRRQLGL, via the coding sequence ATGAGCACGCTGAAGGACCGTCTCACCGCCGACATGCGCGCCGCTCTCAAGGCGCGCGACGAGCTGACCACCTCCACGCTGCGGATGGCCCTGGCCGCCGTGGGCAACGCCGAGGTCGCCGGCCGGGAAAAGCGCGAGCTCAGCGACGACGAGGTGCTCGCCGTGCTGACCAAGGAGGCCAAGAAGCGCCGCGAGGCGGCGTTGGCGTTCGCCGACGCCGGGCGCGCCGAGCAGGCCGGCAAGGAGACCGCCGAGGGTGAGGTGCTGGAGCGCTACCTGCCCAAGCAGCTCTCCGACGACGAGCTGGCCGAGCTGGTCTCGGGGGCGCTCGCCGCGGGCGGCTTCACCGGCAAGGCGCAGATGGGCCCGGCCATGAAGGCGGCCCAGGGCGCGGTGGCCGGCCGGGCCGAGGGTGGTCGGGTCGCCGCCGAGGTACGCCGCCAGCTCGGTCTCTGA
- a CDS encoding metallophosphoesterase — protein MRKRTLFRLAAGTVAAGAATLAYASLIERNMFTLRRYDVPVLPTDAEPLRVLHLSDLHMMPDQRRKQDWVASLAALDPDLVVVTGDNMAHPASVPGVLRALQPLLDLPGAFVFGSNDYTGPVFKNPFTYFLPDREYTEGVPLPYEELRDILTGAGWADLNNARTTLKAGGREIELAGVDDPHIERDDYDAVAGPVSGDAALSIALSHSPEPVVLDRMAADGFGLLLAGHTHGGQVCVPGYGALVTNCGLPRSMARGLHRWPGSDSWLHVSAGLGTHPTAPIRFACPPEASILTLIPR, from the coding sequence ATGCGAAAGCGCACACTATTCCGGCTCGCGGCCGGAACCGTCGCCGCCGGTGCGGCCACCCTGGCGTACGCGTCGCTCATTGAGCGCAACATGTTCACCCTCCGCCGGTACGACGTGCCGGTGCTCCCGACCGACGCCGAACCGCTGCGGGTGCTGCACCTCTCCGACCTGCACATGATGCCCGACCAGCGACGCAAGCAGGACTGGGTGGCCTCGCTGGCCGCACTCGACCCCGACCTGGTCGTGGTCACCGGCGACAACATGGCGCACCCGGCGTCGGTGCCGGGCGTGCTGCGCGCCCTGCAACCGCTGCTCGACCTGCCCGGCGCGTTCGTCTTCGGCTCCAACGACTACACCGGCCCGGTCTTCAAGAACCCCTTCACCTACTTCCTGCCCGACCGGGAGTACACCGAGGGCGTGCCGCTGCCGTACGAGGAACTGCGCGACATCCTCACCGGCGCCGGCTGGGCGGACCTGAACAACGCCCGCACCACGCTCAAGGCCGGCGGGCGGGAGATCGAGCTGGCGGGCGTGGACGACCCCCACATCGAACGGGACGACTACGACGCCGTGGCCGGCCCGGTCAGTGGCGACGCGGCGCTTTCGATCGCGTTGTCCCACTCCCCCGAGCCCGTGGTGCTGGACCGGATGGCCGCCGACGGCTTCGGTCTGCTGCTCGCCGGGCACACCCACGGCGGCCAGGTCTGCGTGCCCGGGTACGGCGCCCTGGTGACCAACTGCGGGCTGCCCCGCTCGATGGCGCGGGGGCTGCACCGCTGGCCCGGCTCGGACTCCTGGCTGCACGTCTCCGCCGGCCTCGGCACCCACCCCACCGCCCCGATCCGCTTCGCCTGTCCCCCAGAGGCCAGCATCCTCACCTTGATCCCCCGCTGA
- a CDS encoding MFS transporter: MLRRALPARPEARRILLGTLFSAVGRGLTLPFLFIYLTDVRGLTDTRAGLVIGWFGAVTLALSPLAGTFIDRFGARRVVLPCLVIEAVGTGSLALVDSTASAFGVMTVVAVGSSAIWAGQNTILASLTGDGERQRVFGLNFALLNLGIGTGGLISGAVVDVARPITFEVIYLLDAVSYLTPALILLTLPNVGHRPILATGAKADDRRSGGYLTVLRDRPFRRLVVFGLVLTTCGYAQIEVGFAAYSVRVVEVTPRVVAWALAANTVMIVLSQLLVIRRLEGRSRTRALATVGAVFAGAWLVLGAAGVVGSGNAVLAALGVVACSAIFGFGETMLSPVMPALTNALATDELRGRYNAMSSMIFGISGVVGPVTAGPLIGAAHGRVWVAVVVGGCLAASVLALSLRPLLTAAQDGRLAPAPAKQPAGVA, from the coding sequence ATGCTGCGCCGCGCCCTGCCCGCCCGTCCCGAAGCCCGCCGGATCCTGCTCGGCACCTTGTTCTCCGCTGTCGGGCGCGGCCTCACCCTGCCGTTCCTGTTCATCTACCTCACCGACGTACGCGGCCTGACCGACACCCGGGCCGGGCTGGTGATCGGCTGGTTCGGCGCTGTCACGCTCGCTCTGTCGCCGCTGGCCGGCACGTTCATCGACCGGTTCGGCGCGCGCCGGGTGGTGTTGCCCTGCCTGGTGATCGAGGCGGTCGGGACCGGCTCGCTGGCGCTGGTCGACTCGACCGCCTCGGCGTTCGGCGTGATGACGGTCGTCGCGGTGGGCAGTTCGGCGATCTGGGCCGGGCAGAACACGATCCTCGCCTCGCTGACCGGTGACGGCGAGCGGCAGCGCGTCTTCGGGCTCAACTTCGCGCTGCTCAACCTGGGCATCGGCACCGGCGGTCTGATCTCCGGCGCGGTGGTCGACGTGGCCCGTCCGATCACCTTCGAGGTGATCTACCTGCTGGACGCGGTGAGCTACCTGACGCCGGCACTGATCCTGCTCACGCTGCCGAACGTGGGGCACCGGCCGATCCTGGCCACGGGCGCGAAGGCCGACGACCGGAGGAGCGGCGGCTACCTCACGGTGCTGCGGGACCGGCCGTTCCGCCGCCTGGTCGTCTTCGGCCTGGTGCTCACCACCTGCGGGTACGCGCAGATCGAGGTGGGCTTCGCGGCGTACTCGGTCCGGGTGGTCGAGGTGACGCCCCGGGTGGTGGCGTGGGCGCTCGCCGCGAACACCGTGATGATCGTGCTCTCGCAGCTGCTGGTGATCCGGCGGTTGGAGGGGCGCAGCCGTACCCGGGCACTCGCCACCGTCGGCGCGGTCTTCGCCGGCGCGTGGCTGGTGCTCGGCGCCGCGGGTGTGGTGGGCAGCGGCAACGCGGTGCTCGCGGCGCTCGGCGTGGTGGCCTGTTCGGCGATCTTCGGGTTCGGCGAGACGATGCTGTCGCCGGTCATGCCCGCGCTCACAAACGCGCTGGCCACCGACGAGCTGCGCGGCCGGTACAACGCGATGAGCTCGATGATCTTCGGGATCAGCGGCGTGGTCGGTCCGGTCACCGCCGGGCCGCTGATCGGCGCGGCGCACGGCCGGGTGTGGGTGGCGGTCGTGGTGGGCGGCTGCCTGGCCGCCTCGGTGCTCGCGCTGTCGCTGCGTCCGCTGCTCACCGCCGCGCAGGACGGCCGCCTGGCCCCCGCCCCGGCCAAGCAGCCGGCCGGCGTGGCCTGA